Below is a genomic region from Fundulus heteroclitus isolate FHET01 chromosome 5, MU-UCD_Fhet_4.1, whole genome shotgun sequence.
gtgcaagggatcagccacaacaTTCCCTGCaagcctcagagtcctggaggcgtacaggtcctggagagatggaagattgcagccaatcacttTCTCTGCAGAaaggatgacacgctgcagtctgcccttgtccttagcggtgccaccagcgtaccagatggtgatggaggagctgaggaTGGACttaatgatggaggagtagaactgcaccatcattgtccttggcaggttaaATTTCTTCAGCTGGCACAGGAAGTaaatcctctgctgggctttcttggtgagggagttgatgttcagctcctcCATATATGTGGCAAAGGTGCTCTTGTAAGGCGAGATCAGACTTAAGGCCTACATGTATAACTCCATGGTTTAAAAGGAACACTGCCCATCACCTAGAACATGCCAGTTTCTATACCAAAACAGGGTGTAGGAggcatcatactgtggggaaCACATGGAGCTAATTACAGGGGAATCCTAAAACACGTCAGAGGCTACAGGAGACTGTGgtagtcctgctggaaggtgaactccCATCACAAACTGCCAAGAGTTACAAAAGGTTAAGATCAAACCAAATACATatattagaatggcctagtcaaagtccagtcctaaGTACGAttcagaatctgtggcaaaacttgaaaactgatgctAACAGATGCTCTCAATTTACTCCGACTGAGCTTAAGCTGTTTTCCTTTCAAAGAGTGGCCTAAAAGTTCAGTCACTACAGGAGCAAAGTGTTGGAGGCGTATTCCAAAAGCCTTGCAGCTGTGATTACAGAAAAATGAGCTCTAAGAAAAGGACAAATCCAGATTTCAGACTTTCATTTGCAAACAATGTTTAAACCCACGTTAAAAGGTCACATTGTGTGACAAACCTCTTGATCCTCCATAATTATACAACATGGCAGCCATTGAGTTCATTTTAACTGCATTGTGTGTAAACATTCAATTCAACAAATAGCTCCCTTCATGCAGAACCTCCAATAAACATGCAGAATGTCAGGCTATTCtgataaataaagagaaaaagaggTGACTTatcaaaagtgtttttaatcaaacttaacagacagcttttttgtttttttttggaagtcTTAATTTCAGACAAGAACAAAAGGAAATCAAACCAACAATAGAAAACGGTCCTATCAGACTAATGGTCCAGAATATACAACGGTGCAGCCGTGCGGGACAGGATGGAGGCGGCTGCAGAGACTACGGTGTTTACTGGTGGAAACATGAGAAGGACGAGCGGCTCTCCTTTCAGCTCCTCTTCTCCTCGGTCTATTCTGACGTGATGGTGAAGTTTAACAGCAGGAGCGTGCAGGGGGAACCAGACTGACGGAGGACGACATGATGCGTTAATCTCATCCCCTTCCCCGTCCATTTTTGTCAGCGCGAGGACAAAGTGAGGGGAAAATAGGACCCGGTCATGGCTACTCCATAGCCTCCTGGTTCTCCTGATCTGCACCCATGTCTTCAGCCTCTTTGCCCTCCTTGCTCCTTTTGCTCTTCTTGTGTTTGTGCCTCCTGTGGCTGTCGCCCTCCTCGCTGTCGTGTCTCCTtcgactgctgctgctgcgagAAAGAGAACAAGCGGAGTGAAATGAGGACAACGGTGCAGACAGGAGAGGTCAGCGTGAACAGAGACAGAAGGGACAAGAGGACGAAGAATGACAGAAAAGGCATGCCAGGGATTTGATACAAAGGGAGGTAGGTGCTGTTCAGgagaaaaaagatgaaacagAGACATAAATACTGCCTGGACTGTTTCTGCCGAGCCCTTCACCTCAAATctctctaatatatatatattagggctgggcaacgattaaaatatttaatcgcgattaatcgccccgattaatcgcgattaatcgcgattaatcgcattgtatttacaaactccaagaagtactgtaaagagcacttttattttaatgtcctgctgccatatgaacaaaagtgttgtaacatttgtagcacttattttatactggatattttcaacccatctattgaatttagtgcactagttgatcttttcttcataagagaacaagcactgcagccaaaatatggccttttttgacctgctgtatattagccagtccctaagcttgatgtatcatgaaactgttgaccttttgggttttgtggtttttattttattattacaattaaataataataataataataataataataataataataataataatattatgttcagtgttttttcgctaatccacctcttatatatttcaatccttatgtaattttatctgtgttgtgtgcacctgcctgttgctttaatcctataaatttccccgtcgtgggattaaaaaaaggattagctaatgttatcttatcttaaataacactttttaatatatgtactgggttctttcaaggtcttaattacatgttatgtgtgggctccagtaacatccatccatccatccatccatccatccatccactgatctacctggatgttccctggaggactgaaacgcctcagtcagagacgtcagtctgtgggtctgtcggggcaatgagagaagtttcgtctcctctctccgtttctggggctcgacgttttcatgttttttcacgtgcttagataaatttgttgtgtttccactgaaatgaaccggctttttacaaaacatacagcttaatttaatttacggtattaaaataaagccaaacggtgctacttcccctgttcatgttttttcgctgctgcggtctctctcagctgtttgtgtcttaagtttgtgtgagagctgagtgggcgggccaggctgagcccgCGTGCtaattggctggcgccgctgagccatgtacgagaggggagggggagcgggagagtgctgccgtgacagcaagctgcagtcagcgcgcctgctgactgacactgactgaaagcatgtgagcaacatgcgttaatgcgcgataaaataaatatcgccgttaatagtctaatgaattaacgcggaattaacgcgttaacttgcccagccctaatatatatatatttttttttttttttaaaacgcatCGACATATATGAGAAGTTTCAATCTGAAACCAGTCTGTAAACATCAACTCCCTGAAGTTTAATGAAAACCCCAATAATTTGGTTTATGAGATGCAGACATGAATCCTATGACATCACGTCTATTTGTCACAGACGTGATGTCGTGTCTATGACAAACAGACATGAAAATGTACCAACCAGTTCTCCAAATCATCCAATTTCTCATGATTGCCTCTGCCggcgtttacatggacaaaaataATCAGGATAAAGGaccgatcggaataaaaatgcgtcatgtaaacaagacaaTCGGAttattatgatcggattaagctcagtAGGAATGAAATCGTAATCGAATGAGAGGgctggtttatgccgattgatgaTCCGATCACCTTGCGTATAAAAGCTTGTCAGGGtcagttattccgaatgtggcaaactgacccgagtgagccgactcagtaacgtttcattgtaattagaacatcgtgcGAGTCTAGCCTGGACGATCTGAAGACAAAGGAACTCGTATAATACTGCtctgtttactatttttgttgtttagcaaaaacagaagttcttcttctgtggtttttaaggGTATTTGACAACTGTGTaagtcagagtggttctattgtgaataaagccaggtgcgtATAAACACAGTccaatccgattatttaatctgaatacagtTTATTTCGAtcatgaaattttgtgcatgtaaaccagCTGCTGATCGGCAGGTCAAAGCTGGTTTGTTTGTTGAAAGCATTAAGATATCAACTTTTAATTAGTGAGTGAgctttgatttataaattagGTTCATCTTGCTATGCCTTCATTTTCTGGATGATTCAGAACTAACCTTCAACACATCTTTTCTTCTTCAGTGActatttgtaatatttattagctaaattaaaacaaagtatAACAACAATAGATAAGGTCAGCCCCTAGAGGGAAACTTTGGGGTAAACTGTTAACCAGGAAAACTGTATCAGCAAAGGTCTGATTTGAACCCAATAAGTACAAGAACTAACTTCTGTGCCAGAGAAAGattatatgaaataaaaaacagaataataaaaacctCAGGATTAACTAAAGTACCAAACACATAGATAAATGTTTGGCGTTTCGGCTGCTGGCGTACCTGCGGGACGACTTGTGACGGCCCTCCTCTTTCTCTCGGTGCcgcctctctctgtgtctctcctctttctcccgGCTGGCCCGATCACGATGGCGCTCTGCGTAGCCACGCTCCTGGTACTCGCGGTAGCGATACCGCTCCTCGTCACTACGGCAACAGAGAGAATTACCCTTGCACCCTATAAACCTGAACAAACCTGAACAGGCatatcaacacatatcacaacGACGCAGGCTGATGGGCATTTTGCATTTGCGCCTCATCTGCTCTGAAGTGAAATTCAACACACTGTGGGCCCATTTGATTAAAGGCCCTTGTTTCTGTGACAATAACCCGCTGCAGAGCATCAGCTCAGGGTTCTGTCTAGAGTCTGAGCCACACTGATGACACGACATGATATCCTCTAAGTTGAGTCTGCGGCAGAATACACACCATGCATGTGGCTGTCCTTCTGACCTGGTGTAGCTCATGGTTGAGGGGCTGTGTTCCCTCTCTCGCTCCCGCTCATGCGTCCTCTCTCTGGGTCTCTCACGCTCCTTGTCTCTCTTGTCCTCCCTACGAGAATAGTAGTCCCAGGGCTTGCTGTTGTCCACCATGGGGGGCCATGGCGGAGGCACACCTCCGGCTAAAGGCGGAGGGTAAGCCCCTGCAAAGGGAAAACATTAGGGGTTTCAATTGAAATGTTTGCTGGAAATTGGATATAGCTATGAATCTTGACTCAGCTCATCCcttattcagtttattttgtagGTTTGTAAAGTGGAGAGATTCCTACCTTGAGGAAACGGGTACGGGGGCACAGAGCGACCGTCGTAGCCTCCGCCGTGGCTGCTATGGAAACAGATGAAAGGCACTGTGTTAGCAAAAGCTCGGTGGGTCAAGAGAAAACCAAAaaccattttattaaatatacagTTCTTCAGTAAGGAATATTCTGACATAGATTTCCAAGTTTATTTACTTCCCCAGTAGAAAAAGTGATTTAATTCCAGCTAAATGCCATTTGATGAGTccataaaaagaataaaacaaaacaatgttttccatCTGAGGTTAAGGTTATAACCCCTCCCCCTCTAatagctagcgttagcttagctGAAATGATTTCTGGGCCGCTTCTTGTTACCATCCAACAATCTGCAACATCTGTCTGAGGACGTTTGCACCGCTTCTCACCTTCAGCTGTGAGATATTTAAAATCCAGCCAGTCTCTGGTGGTTGGACCAGGAGGtcgtttatcttttttttcttttttggtaattttCAAATAGTAGGGTCCACATTAGTTTGacctttaatttgtgttttacatATGTTCTCATATtttccacaagcatcctccttgCACACctcttattaaattaaattttcaggGTGATGCGCGTTAACTTCCTTAAACCCAGACTGTAGCTTGTTGGCAGTTGCCCTGAATCTCCTCCACGTTGAAACTTTTCCCGTACGGCTGATTTCAGGTGATCCTGAAACCTCTTCAAACCCGGTACCAGACCCATGAGCTGCTATGATCTTCTTTCTGAAAGCCTCACACGGCTCTTTGATCTTATATCTGCGTTGACTCGTACATCAAACTAAAGGACTAGGATTTAATCAGGGCAAACCAGTAAACTAGTTGATCTCTGACTTTCTACCCAGTGTTACGAGACAAATATACGACAGATGGAGTTACGATCAGGATAAGTGTTGTCATGAGTGTTACCTGTCCATTGTGGGAATTAAAGAAGGCGGAGGCCCGCTGGTTGGAGGGTGAAAACCAGGAGGAGGGACTGTGATGGGCAATCCTGTGAGGTAGAGCACGATGGAAAAATAAGCACTAAAAGCAACAGATGTTCTTTAAAAACGCAGGATCAGAAGAGAAAATGCACTCACTGGGTGGAGGTATGAGAGGAGGAGCAGTGCTGACGTTTGGTGGAGGAGGGAGAAAGGGCGGCGGGGGTATGTTTGGAGGAAGGGGTCCGGGGGGGAAGAAGGTAGGAATCTTAGCCGGTGCTGGTTCAGCGTCTGAGGTCGAATGCTCAGAGATCACCTGTGCAAAAAGCAGACAGCAGAGGGCGCTGTTGGCACATTATCTGGACTTTGAGCAGCGACTGGTTCTAGTTGCTTTCCTACCTGGATATTGTTGCCCTCTAGGTTGTGTCTGCGTCGACCCTCAACCCGGCTTATCGTGGCCGTCTGTCCACCAATCACATCAATGGTACCGCTTGGCTTCCTACAGAAagaagattttaaaacaaacgttaaAGCCAGCATATTTATTATCATCCATTAAAAGGAAAAGTTCTGGTAAAGATGGCGATATGATGCAACGTTGACCCCTAACCTACCAAACATCTGCCATTTATCTATCTTTTGTCTTAcatttatctatctatcaagCGTGCGAACATGAAATGGCAAATGAGTGAAACGGAAAAATGAGTgaaagtcaaaacaaaatcaaacagaaataatggttaattaacaaaaataaaataaatctaaatatacaaaatgtaaaaatagaggaaaaataaataaagtccagaAAAAAGGCAAAGTTGAAGGAACAATTTATAAAAGCCTACCCTCCTCACTAAACATCAGCTGTATTTCtcttaacaaaaaataaagtttaaaaactttaatatgTACCATTCATTTCACAACTAATACTATTATGCAACTGGAAGACGGTGTTGCGTAACAGTCCTCTCTGAACGATGTGACTGATGGTGAAATATAGAGCAGGTGTTTCTGCTAAAAAGATCTGTGGGACCAACTAAATCCTGCTGAATAGGAaaacagcgccacctgctgtttggtctgggCCTGCAGTCAATAATACCAGTGAGAAGAGATTCTCTATAATCCTCAGAGCAACGGCTTCACTGCGTCGAGGTAACATAGTTATAGTTATTAATAGCATTAATTACCTCCTAAAAGAGAATAAAACTCAATAAagcatgttttcattttgtttttgtttattttgtctctGAATTTTTATGATGAGGTTCAAACCAGTTAAAAGCACCATGTGCCGTCTTTCCAGAGAGGGAACGTGCCATGTTTAGTTTCCTCTTTTGTTTTGACAGTAGGGATGCATCAGGCTAAAAATCTTTTACGTTgttctagttgttagaaactcctgttttaaaacattttgacaattataacatgtaaaaaaaaaaaggattccgGGATTtctaagagagaaaaaactaaattttacatttctgacCCAGTTTGTTGGGATGGGTGGCCTGAATTATTTTCATTCTTCAAAGGGCGACCAACAGCATTTTGAGAACCACAGCCTTAAATGTTAATGGGTCAGTATGACTAGTTATGTTTACTAGTTATTCTTTCATTTAAGTCCTAAAACTTTGATGAAGTTAAATTGAATCGGTTTTGCGTTTATAACCATTTCCCCAGATTTCCAAATCGATCAATAATGAAATCATTGTCATGTTATGCATTAATGCAACAGACAGTTTAGATGTGACATAATTTGCTTCTTCCATGGTCATTTGCTGTCTATAATTACTTCAGTTTAATGAATCaattactttatttaatttagattaaaagtaaATTACTATCAAAGTCTTTAATTTGTTTAGCTGCTTTCCTATCATGTCCTTTTCACgacacaatttatttttgttatctgCAAAAATGTTAACTCTAGTAGTATAGAAACCTTACAAATacttatttgtatttgtaatatatatatatatatatatatatatatatatatatatataaataaataaaataatatttcagaaaacttacatttctgtttaaaatgtgattttattcatattctagttttctgagaaactctaTTTTGGTGTTTGATGTTCTGTAAGACATAAtcattaaaaagacaaaaaaggtcTAAAATATGTCACTTCACATGAAATTAATCTGTACAAGTTCTCTTTCTAAAATgcctgacaaaaaaataagttagaactttcttgtgttgtttttatatgtACTTGTATATATAGTTTATTTGAACACactaaaaatctatttaaccaataactatttttaaaagagacaagTGCTGCTCTTCCTATACGACACCTTGTggcttttcttaaaaatgtacaGCGGGCGATCTTCTGTCGCCTTCGGGTTCTGGAGGATCGCCTTATCTACTGGTTGACCCACATGCCAATGGTTGTGATACGCTCAAGTgactgagagtcgcaagaagcaaactgtgtaCAAGTGTacgaaaagaagaggaaggattcaggagaaagaaataagaccagagtggatttgggagattttttcacacgacccagccccccccccccgaggcgCAGAAGAGCAGGTGAGACGGTTTTGCGAATGCgctgttattcaaaaagggaaaaatcctCCTCTATACCTTTAAAATTTTATGATCAACAGTATGAAATAccttatttgataaaaaaatacacatacaaGATATTCTTTAGTGTCTTTAGCTGTCTAACTTATTATTATTGGCTACACAGaatattgtttttgtaatttggtCAAACATTCACAAAAGTATAGATGTTACCTGGTGATCTGGCTGGTAACAGACTTGTAGAGGCTGACAGGAGATGTAAAGTCTGTTTTGGAGGTATGAACAGCCAAACTGGATACATCCTTTTCATTTCCTGTTCTGCCCTGTTGAACCTACGAAGATAGCCACAGAAAGTCCTTGTTAACAAAAGGTTTGACAGCACATAGTGTCTGAGGGTTCAACTGGGAAGGATAAGAGAAAAATGGCAGGAGGACAAATGTCATACACTGATCTTGCTCGTCACGGAGCCAATTGTAGAGACCTCCAGGCCCATCCGCAGTCTCTTCTGTTTCTCACAGTAAGCCTTCCAGGAGTCCTCGTTAAAACCATAGTTGAAGTAGTCAGACAGATCCGCTCCTGCAAACCAAGACACAAAGACACTAGCAGTGAATTACAGCACAGAAAACCTGAACAAGGAAATAAAGACaggtcagttttgtttattGCGCAGCCGTTATAAAGATAAAGTGCATCCGAGAATAAAATATGTTACTTTACAGTATGTTTAGATTTTATGGCCATGTTTAAAGGCAGCATGGATGACTATACAGTGAGAATTAACGTTTCTTTAAACTTTGAGTCAGCACAATATCAGCAAAACACGTGACCGTGATATTTTGACTGGTTATTGTGATTAATATAGATTACATTCAATCCTATCACACTGTCCCCACGGTCACACACCATAGCAGCATGCAGAAATTTAATGCATATGATATGAAATAGAAAAGCCTGCCATGTATTGCATTTAAGCCGCCCTCTGCAAAAATGATCCTAGGGTGACGTTTATAATTTAACATAATGAGTCATCTATTACAACTGATCTCCACTGCAGCACCACCTTTTCAAAGCTTCAGATCTCTTTtcgtattcttttttttattttgcttagatACAACCAAAACACAAGGACCCTCAACAGACCTGGCTTCCTCCAGGGCTTCTCTTCAAAGGACTCCATGTCCACCTCCAGCACAGGAATACCATTGATGTTTCCAGGTGCGTCCAGATCCACACCCTTCAGCTTTGTGTtcactgaaaatgaaaaaaaaaaaaaaaaagtaattagtgGTTATtattgtggtgaagaaagaggtAAAACTAGCTGTAGTCAGAACAGCAACATGAGATGacaagttaaaccaatgaagagCGACACCTTGTCCATACGGTCTGGACCCTGTTGTCTTTATGTTGAGGTTAACCGGCGGGGCTCCATATGTCCTGGAGAGATTAAAAGAAAGAGAtcagctgtttatttttaacctgaCTAGATAAAATGATGCTACTCTGATTGAGAAAAATTTGCAATAAGGTTGAGAATGTTGCAATAATAATGccgataaaaaaattaaaaaaaaatcaattgtgTATAAACTGGATgtttgtaaagcgctttgagacTAAAGCGTCCT
It encodes:
- the fip1l1b gene encoding pre-mRNA 3'-end-processing factor FIP1 isoform X2, producing the protein MSAEEADKTATTDASAGDEEEEWLYGDESESKEEGEEAKLSGVVSTPAETSTDDAGVVDVHATGNGVASEPSGEAAGEDVESDSDSDDDDDDVRVTIGDIKTGAPQYTTYGAPPVNLNIKTTGSRPYGQVNTKLKGVDLDAPGNINGIPVLEVDMESFEEKPWRKPGADLSDYFNYGFNEDSWKAYCEKQKRLRMGLEVSTIGSVTSKISVQQGRTGNEKDVSSLAVHTSKTDFTSPVSLYKSVTSQITRKPSGTIDVIGGQTATISRVEGRRRHNLEGNNIQVISEHSTSDAEPAPAKIPTFFPPGPLPPNIPPPPFLPPPPNVSTAPPLIPPPRLPITVPPPGFHPPTSGPPPSLIPTMDSSHGGGYDGRSVPPYPFPQGAYPPPLAGGVPPPWPPMVDNSKPWDYYSRREDKRDKERERPRERTHEREREREHSPSTMSYTRSEGQPHACDEERYRYREYQERGYAERHRDRASREKEERHRERRHREKEEGRHKSSRSSSRRRHDSEEGDSHRRHKHKKSKRSKEGKEAEDMGADQENQEAME
- the fip1l1b gene encoding pre-mRNA 3'-end-processing factor FIP1 isoform X4, whose protein sequence is MSAEEADKTATTDASAGDEEEEWLYGDESESKEEGEEAKLSGVVSTPAETSTDDAGVVDVHATGNGVASEPSGEAAGEDVESDSDSDDDDDDVRVTIGDIKTGAPQYTTYGAPPVNLNIKTTGSRPYGQVNTKLKGVDLDAPGNINGIPVLEVDMESFEEKPWRKPGADLSDYFNYGFNEDSWKAYCEKQKRLRMGLEVSTIGSVTSKISVQQGRTGNEKDVSSLAVHTSKTDFTSPVSLYKSVTSQITRKPSGTIDVIGGQTATISRVEGRRRHNLEGNNIQVISEHSTSDAEPAPAKIPTFFPPGPLPPNIPPPPFLPPPPNVSTAPPLIPPPRLPITVPPPGFHPPTSGPPPSLIPTMDSSHGGGYDGRSVPPYPFPQGAYPPPLAGGVPPPWPPMVDNSKPWDYYSRREDKRDKERERPRERTHEREREREHSPSTMSYTSDEERYRYREYQERGYAERHRDRASREKEERHRERRHREKEEGRHKSSRSSSRRRHDSEEGDSHRRHKHKKSKRSKEGKEAEDMGADQENQEAME
- the fip1l1b gene encoding pre-mRNA 3'-end-processing factor FIP1 isoform X1, encoding MSAEEADKTATTDASAGDEEEEWLYGDESESKEEGEEAKLSGVVSTPAETSTDDAGVVDVHATGNGVASEPSGEAAGEDVESDSDSDDDDDDVRVTIGDIKTGAPQYTTYGAPPVNLNIKTTGSRPYGQVNTKLKGVDLDAPGNINGIPVLEVDMESFEEKPWRKPGADLSDYFNYGFNEDSWKAYCEKQKRLRMGLEVSTIGSVTSKISVQQGRTGNEKDVSSLAVHTSKTDFTSPVSLYKSVTSQITRKPSGTIDVIGGQTATISRVEGRRRHNLEGNNIQVISEHSTSDAEPAPAKIPTFFPPGPLPPNIPPPPFLPPPPNVSTAPPLIPPPRLPITVPPPGFHPPTSGPPPSLIPTMDSSHGGGYDGRSVPPYPFPQGAYPPPLAGGVPPPWPPMVDNSKPWDYYSRREDKRDKERERPRERTHEREREREHSPSTMSYTRSEGQPHACDEERYRYREYQERGYAERHRDRASREKEERHRERRHREKEEGRHKSSRSSSSRRRHDSEEGDSHRRHKHKKSKRSKEGKEAEDMGADQENQEAME
- the fip1l1b gene encoding pre-mRNA 3'-end-processing factor FIP1 isoform X3, which translates into the protein MSAEEADKTATTDASAGDEEEEWLYGDESESKEEGEEAKLSGVVSTPAETSTDDAGVVDVHATGNGVASEPSGEAAGEDVESDSDSDDDDDDVRVTIGDIKTGAPQYTTYGAPPVNLNIKTTGSRPYGQVNTKLKGVDLDAPGNINGIPVLEVDMESFEEKPWRKPGADLSDYFNYGFNEDSWKAYCEKQKRLRMGLEVSTIGSVTSKISVQQGRTGNEKDVSSLAVHTSKTDFTSPVSLYKSVTSQITRKPSGTIDVIGGQTATISRVEGRRRHNLEGNNIQVISEHSTSDAEPAPAKIPTFFPPGPLPPNIPPPPFLPPPPNVSTAPPLIPPPRLPITVPPPGFHPPTSGPPPSLIPTMDSSHGGGYDGRSVPPYPFPQGAYPPPLAGGVPPPWPPMVDNSKPWDYYSRREDKRDKERERPRERTHEREREREHSPSTMSYTSDEERYRYREYQERGYAERHRDRASREKEERHRERRHREKEEGRHKSSRSSSSRRRHDSEEGDSHRRHKHKKSKRSKEGKEAEDMGADQENQEAME